In Caldisericum sp., the genomic stretch CAGCTTTTGAAATTCAGGAAAGAAAGAGATTGGGAGCAATTTCATACTCCGAAGAACCTTGCAATTGCTATTTCTGTCGAGGCAGCAGAACTCTTATCAATTTTCCAATGGATTAAAGATGATGAAATCGAGATGCGGGTGAAGGATAAGATTGATGAAATAAAAGGTGAAATCGCTGATATTTATATTTATCTTTCTTATCTTGCAAACGATCTTCAAATAGATTTGGAAGGAAACGCAAAGCAAAAACTGAAGGTCAATGCAAAAAGATATCCCGTAAGCAAGGCAAAAGGTAACGCCAAGAAGTACACAGAACTAAAATAACTGCTAGATCACCGGCTTAAATTATCTGATAAAATCAACTCTTATTTATCTCTATTCTGTTTGCTCGGAGAAACTCTTCAGGGTTATTGAAGGCTGTAAAAAATAGAGGAGTACCAGAGAAGGATAGCGGAGAAATAGGACCAATTGTCATGAAAGTATACTCACGATTGTACTCATTAAAAGAACTGTGAGGATCTCTGAAAGACTGGTAAAGTTTTAAAGCATTTGGGTCTCCCCCTACAAGTTCACGTAAAGCCTGGAACTCAGTACCTAATGCCAATCCAAAACCAAAAAACATTATTCTGAGTTGTTCGACTATTTCCTTGTGAAGG encodes the following:
- a CDS encoding ATP-binding protein, with amino-acid sequence MIIDLSKEQAEGILWSEMIQSLIIKRLFDGLINFAERGYKENLSLNTLVILDEAHRLAPRENPDDEKKESVRAKLIDAVRTTRKYGLGWMFISQTLSSLHKEIVEQLRIMFFGFGLALGTEFQALRELVGGDPNALKLYQSFRDPHSSFNEYNREYTFMTIGPISPLSFSGTPLFFTAFNNPEEFLRANRIEINKS
- a CDS encoding nucleotide pyrophosphohydrolase, producing MKKNNDKLIDQLLKFRKERDWEQFHTPKNLAIAISVEAAELLSIFQWIKDDEIEMRVKDKIDEIKGEIADIYIYLSYLANDLQIDLEGNAKQKLKVNAKRYPVSKAKGNAKKYTELK